The window GGTGGGGATGTCCGATGGCATGCCCGACGAGATGGGTTATATCGTGGGGGCCACGGGCTTGATCGCGGTTGTAGCCTGGATCGTGCTGACCATCCTGTACGCCGTGCTCGGCGCCCTGGTGGTCTCGCTGGGCACTTGGCTGTATAATCTGCTGGCCGGCGCGATGGGCGGTGTGACCATGACCCTGGAGACCGTGCCTTCCGTCATACCCGCGCCAGCGGCCGCACCGGCGGACGCCACGCCGCCCGCCACCGATACTTCGACCTCGGCGGCAGACGCCGGCGGTTCAGATCCCCAGGCATCCTGACGACCCATGTCCCGTCCCGTCCGCGTTCGCTTTGCCCCCAGTCCCACCGGCCTGCTCCACATCGGTGTCGCCCATACGGCGCTTTTCAACTGGCTTTTCGCACGAAAAGAGCACGGGTCATTCCTGCTGCGCATCGAAGACACTGACACGGAGCGTTCCCGCCAGG is drawn from Gemmatimonadota bacterium and contains these coding sequences:
- a CDS encoding DUF3566 domain-containing protein, with translation MRYQLKRIDPWSACKITFLIAGAVGFVIGALYAVAITMMASFMGMVGMSDGMPDEMGYIVGATGLIAVVAWIVLTILYAVLGALVVSLGTWLYNLLAGAMGGVTMTLETVPSVIPAPAAAPADATPPATDTSTSAADAGGSDPQAS